The proteins below come from a single Sorghum bicolor cultivar BTx623 chromosome 4, Sorghum_bicolor_NCBIv3, whole genome shotgun sequence genomic window:
- the LOC8078382 gene encoding probable purine permease 11 isoform X1, with product MSCDRERANGGARGHTTATRKGHAASASASARVHSKKSGVLDSWCPYTTRRKSSTSSRRQERAPLFQPSPPVRRSHAESLTNCACSSLPLSRPPQHSPEPTRVGSRAGKGMAGDDGSIGSGSGGGGGGIRDREDEVHVQIAGSSKPETSSTNGTAPQNSHTRHWHWWLMVALNIFFLVAGQTASTLLGRFYYNQGGNSKWMSTFVQTAGFPVLFVALYLFRSKSPSTQTTTSNPETSVTKITLIYIVLGLIIAADDLMYSYGLLYLPVSTYSLICASQLAFNAVFSYVLNAQKFTALILNSVILLTFSAALLGVDEDSQGTNGLSRGKYILGFTLTLGASATYSLILSLMQVTFEKVIKKETFSVVLNMQIYTALVATIASLVGLFASGEWKTLEGEMHAFSSGRLSYVMTLLWTAVSWQIASVGVVGLIFVVSSLFSNVISTLALPIIPVFAVIFFHDKMNGVKIIAMLMAIWGFVSYGYQLYISDKKARKTSVSVEENS from the exons ATGAGCTGCGATCGCGAGCGGGCGAATGGGGGCGCCCGTGGTCACACGACAGCGACGCGGAAAGGCCACGCTGCAAGCGCAAGCGCAAGCGCAAGGGTCCATTCCAAAAAGAGCGGCGTCCTGGACTCCTGGTGTCCCTACACTACACGAAGGAAATCAAGCACAAGCAGCCGCCGCCAGGAACGTGCACCGCTTTTCCAACCTTCCCCCCCCGTGCGGCGCTCCCACGCTGAGTCGCTGACCAATTGCGCCtgctcctctctccctctctcgcgTCCTCCGCAGCACAGCCCAGAGCCCACTCGCGTCGGATCGCGCGCGGGGAAGGGCATGGCCGGCGACGACGGCAGCATCGGGAgcgggagcggcggcggcggcggaggcatcAGGGACAGGGAGGATGAGGTCCACGTACAGATCGCAG GATCGTCCAAACCTGAAACTTCATCTACTAACGGAACAGCTCCTCAAAACTCCCATACCAGGCATTGGCATTGGTGGTTGATGGTAGCTCTGAACATTTTCTTCCTCGTTGCTGGTCAGACAGCATCGACACTCCTTGGTAGGTTCTACTACAACCAAGGTGGAAACAGCAAATGGATGTCCACATTTGTCCAAACCGCTGGCTTTCCAGTATTGTTTGTCGCCCTATATCTGTTCCGTTCAAAGTCGCCTTCTACTCAAACAACCACCAGTAACCCTGAGACTTCTGTCACCAAAATTACTCTTATATACATTGTCTTGGGCCTCATCATTGCTGCCGATGACTTGATGTATTCCTATGGCCTCTTGTACCTTCCTGTATCAACATATTCGCTCATATGCGCTAGTCAGCTGGCCTTCAATGCTGTCTTCTCTTATGTCCTGAATGCTCAAAAGTTCACTGCATTGATCCTCAACTCGGTAATCCTCCTTACCTTTTCTGCTGCACTTCTTGGAGTCGACGAAGATTCTCAGGGTACTAATGGTTTGTCGCGTGGGAAGTACATATTGGGTTTCACATTGACCCTAGGAGCCTCAGCCACATACTCACTAATACTCTCTCTAATGCAAGTCACATTTGAGAAGGTTATTAAGAAGGAAACGTTCTCAGTCGTGTTGAATATGCAGATATATACAGCACTAGTGGCAACAATAGCTTCTCTTGTTGGGTTATTTGCAAGCGGTGAGTGGAAGACTTTAGAGGGAGAGATGCATGCCTTCAGCTCAGGGAGGTTGTCATATGTGATGACACTTCTATGGACTGCTGTATCTTGGCAGATAGCTTCTGTAGGAGTGGTGGGTTTGATCTTTGTTGTGTCATCACTCTTTTCAAATGTGATAAGCACACTAGCTCTACCCATCATTCCAGTTTTTGCTGTGATTTTCTTCCACGACAAGATGAATGGAGTGAAGATTATTGCTATGTTGATGGCCATCTGGGGATTTGTTTCATATGGATACCAATTATATATTAGTGACAAGAAAGCTAGGAAGACTTCAGTAAGTGTGGAGGAGAATTCCTAA
- the LOC8078382 gene encoding probable purine permease 11 isoform X2 → MVALNIFFLVAGQTASTLLGRFYYNQGGNSKWMSTFVQTAGFPVLFVALYLFRSKSPSTQTTTSNPETSVTKITLIYIVLGLIIAADDLMYSYGLLYLPVSTYSLICASQLAFNAVFSYVLNAQKFTALILNSVILLTFSAALLGVDEDSQGTNGLSRGKYILGFTLTLGASATYSLILSLMQVTFEKVIKKETFSVVLNMQIYTALVATIASLVGLFASGEWKTLEGEMHAFSSGRLSYVMTLLWTAVSWQIASVGVVGLIFVVSSLFSNVISTLALPIIPVFAVIFFHDKMNGVKIIAMLMAIWGFVSYGYQLYISDKKARKTSVSVEENS, encoded by the coding sequence ATGGTAGCTCTGAACATTTTCTTCCTCGTTGCTGGTCAGACAGCATCGACACTCCTTGGTAGGTTCTACTACAACCAAGGTGGAAACAGCAAATGGATGTCCACATTTGTCCAAACCGCTGGCTTTCCAGTATTGTTTGTCGCCCTATATCTGTTCCGTTCAAAGTCGCCTTCTACTCAAACAACCACCAGTAACCCTGAGACTTCTGTCACCAAAATTACTCTTATATACATTGTCTTGGGCCTCATCATTGCTGCCGATGACTTGATGTATTCCTATGGCCTCTTGTACCTTCCTGTATCAACATATTCGCTCATATGCGCTAGTCAGCTGGCCTTCAATGCTGTCTTCTCTTATGTCCTGAATGCTCAAAAGTTCACTGCATTGATCCTCAACTCGGTAATCCTCCTTACCTTTTCTGCTGCACTTCTTGGAGTCGACGAAGATTCTCAGGGTACTAATGGTTTGTCGCGTGGGAAGTACATATTGGGTTTCACATTGACCCTAGGAGCCTCAGCCACATACTCACTAATACTCTCTCTAATGCAAGTCACATTTGAGAAGGTTATTAAGAAGGAAACGTTCTCAGTCGTGTTGAATATGCAGATATATACAGCACTAGTGGCAACAATAGCTTCTCTTGTTGGGTTATTTGCAAGCGGTGAGTGGAAGACTTTAGAGGGAGAGATGCATGCCTTCAGCTCAGGGAGGTTGTCATATGTGATGACACTTCTATGGACTGCTGTATCTTGGCAGATAGCTTCTGTAGGAGTGGTGGGTTTGATCTTTGTTGTGTCATCACTCTTTTCAAATGTGATAAGCACACTAGCTCTACCCATCATTCCAGTTTTTGCTGTGATTTTCTTCCACGACAAGATGAATGGAGTGAAGATTATTGCTATGTTGATGGCCATCTGGGGATTTGTTTCATATGGATACCAATTATATATTAGTGACAAGAAAGCTAGGAAGACTTCAGTAAGTGTGGAGGAGAATTCCTAA
- the LOC8073194 gene encoding pectinesterase inhibitor 12: protein MKLVSSVLFALLILPMCRSSPLQDTCRSFAAGHPSIGYDYCIRIFQADKASAEATDARGLAAIAARLAEAKANATAARVASMSALEGDARRRDRLSVCAEVYSDAVDQLDQAEEELAHGAEGGIDDAVTQLSAALDAPETCEDAFREADDTSPLAAEDAEFKKLATVALAVAASLTPPPA from the coding sequence ATGAAGCTAGTCTCCTCCGTGTTGTTCGCCCTGctcatcttgccgatgtgcaGATCTTCCCCGCTTCAAGACACATGCAGGTCCTTCGCCGCCGGCCACCCGTCCATCGGCTACGACTACTGCATTAGGATCTTCCAGGCCGACAAGGCCAGCGCCGAGGCCACCGACGCGCGCGGCCTCGCCGCCATCGCGGCCAGGCTCGCCGAGGCGAAGGCCAACGCGACGGCCGCGCGCGTCGCGTCCATGAGCGCGCTCGAGGGGGACGCGAGGAGGCGGGACCGCCTGTCCGTGTGCGCGGAGGTATACTCGGACGCCGTGGACCAGCTCGACCAGGCAGAGGAGGAGCTCGCCCACGGCGCGGAGGGCGGCATCGACGACGCGGTCACGCAGCTCAGCGCGGCGCTGGACGCGCCCGAGACGTGCGAGGACGCGTTCCGCGAGGCCGACGACACGTCGCCGCTCGCCGCGGAGGACGCCGAGTTCAAGAAGCTGGCGACCGTCGCTCTCGCCGTCGCGGCGTCACTGACGCCGCCACCAGCATGA